The window GAGCATGGCCAATCCCCCGCTCACTCAGTCAATAGTTTGATCTCATTGGCGAGGATGGTGTTGAAGTTGTAGGCGGGGTCGGGGAGGTCGGGAAGGGCGGAGCCAGCGGCCTGGCGCGGGGAGGACTCGGCCAGCTCGGGGTCGCTCTCGGAGGAGGTGGAGCCCACGCTCATGTTGCACGCCGCCTCCGGCAGGACGCCCATGATGCTGGGCGCCGGGCACACGGCGCACACCTCCGGCTCACTGCTGGTCTCGCTGGTGCTGGACACCACCGACAGCAGGGACATCTTGCGCGTGAGGCGGCTGGGCAGCAGCGAGAGGGCGTAGTCGGCCACAATGCCGGCCACGTCCATGCCGCAGGCCTGGTCGAAGGCGATGAAGCCCACGTTGGCGTTGGCCTCGCACACCACGAAGGAGCCGTCGTTCAGCTGCAGCAGGTCGATGCCACACACGTCCATGCCCAGGATGTTGGACACCTGCACGGCCAGCTGCTTGCCCTGCTCGCTCAGGGGGCACATCATGCCCACGCCGcctgggggcagagggaggccgtcaacacacacacacacacacacacacacacacacacacacaccacaacaacaacacacgctCAAAGAGTCATTCCTCTTCATGCTTAAATGTTCTATAAAACAAAATCCTGATGTAACTGTTAGATGAGTGATACATCATTAATATATACCATTTATTATAATAAAATTGTTCAATCGACCTCTGCacatgagccaaagcaatttcCTTCCAGTCGATTTTCTCCCAATTTAAAATCGCTCGAAACAGTAATGTGATACAACTGTGGTGGTGGTAGCAGGGCAGCCTCAGAGAAGCTAAGGAGGAGCTGCGCTCCTGCCAGCCCCCCACAGCATCATGCCAAACACCATGTGACACTTGTCACATCATGGCGGAACAAATCAAAAGCCGCTGTCCCCAAAATGTCACAGTGCATGATCGTGCCGGCATGCCCTGACACGGCAGACGCTACAACAGCGGTCAGAGGGAAAGCAGCGTCTGGAAATGTCCTGAAAGGACactgagggggatggagggacaggCCGTTGCCAGTCAGTGCCCCAGCTCCCCGGCCGCCCCAGCTCCCCCAACTCCGGCCGCCCCAACTCCCCAACCCCGGCCGCCCCAACTCCGGCCGTCCCAACTCCGTCTTACCCAGGGAGCAGTTGCTCTGCATGCGTCCATCGGTGGAGCAGCGCAGCATGGAGCCAATGACCCGGccccccaccagcaccacccgCACGTCACGGCCGTGGGACTCCTTGACGTACTCCTGGAACAGGTAGGGGGCGTCGTGGCGGATCAGGTGGCTCAGGTCTGACAGGTGGTGCTTGTCCCTGGCCAGGAACACCGCCTtacctggggggagagggacgtcaggagggaaggatggagggaaggaggtaagGAAACAAGGAAGGAATAAAGGAGGTATATAAAAGGAAGCAACAAACAAATGGTGGGGTAAACAGGAGGAGAAACAAAGACTAGCAGGAGAGAACGAGTGACTCATTGGTTTCCACTCGTCTCCAGGACTGTGAATCGCAGCCAGGCGGTGAGACTGAATGAAACCTGGACAGTTTGAGACTCCACATCTGCAACACCAGCTGACTCACCCTTTCATCTCACCCCTTCATAGCCACCACAGGGATTCAGCACagtcatccctccccctcctactcttcctccccctcctcctgcctaaCAACGCTCTGGACACCGACTGCTTCTCGCACGGCTCGGAAAGAAATGCCTGTTTTAATTAGCACTGCGTCCTTGTGCTAAGAGGCACGTCCTGTGACTCTTCCACAGAACCAAGGAGACCAGGAGCActtcactggtgtgtgtgtggggactgGCTGCCTACTTCAGTATGTGGCGGAGGTTCTGCACACAACAGGACAGTAAATAATGACACAGCACTGCCATTCTCACAGGACTACCATGTATCTAACATCTCCACTGATTATCCCAGCTCTACTTGTAtcacagccctccctccctgtgtcaCAGGACTACAGCCTGTCTCACAACTCCACTGTGTGTCACAACTCCCTGTCTCacggccctccctccctgtctcacggccctcctccctgtctcacggccctcctccctgtctcacaggcctcctccctgtctcacagccctcctccctgtctcacaggcctcctccctgtctcacaggcctcctccctgtctcacaggcctcctccctgtctcacaggcctcctccctgtctcacagccctcctccctgtctcacagccctcctccctgtctcacaggcctcctccctgtctcacagccctcctccctgtctcacagccctcctccctgtctcacggccctcctccctgtctcacagCCCTCCATGTCACCAGGCTACACAACACCTCAGGGAGCTCGAAATACGATGTCACacaaatataatataaaatcgTTCAGATGCCAACAATCATGCATTCTGACTGAAAGTTTTTTTTAGCTTTTGCAAGACAAACGTTATGTGCCGGGAATTTATTAAAATGTTCCTGTCATGTTTCTGCCATGTTAACGGTTGCTTGGTACCGGATAAGAAAAAAAAGCTTGTCTACAGCCTTGATCAACGGCTGTTGTTCCTTCAGCGAGCCTTTGTATCGCTGGTTTACCCTGCCCTCTGGCCTGCCTCCATTGTCTCCCACAGAGACAATGAGATGGCCGGAGACGGCCAATCAGAAGGGTAGGACGAGCGGTCAGCTGACCTCAAGGAAGCACCAAAGCCTCGAAACACCTCCGTGACACAAGCGAGTCAGAGGAGCCAGAGGAGCGAGAGCAGGCCCTGAGCGGGCCTAGATGAGTCAGTAGCAGCAGATGGTGGAAGACAGGCCGGAACAGGGGACAGATGTTACGCAACACTGCAGGATGCGGGTCTGCTGTCTTCTGACCACACCACACTTCTAATCACTTCACACCGCGCTGGGGAATGTGTGACCAGGGTGGGCCTGGCTGGCACTGGGGAAGCAGATtgctggggtgagggggggggttctgaggaggagaggcatgTGTTTGGGGATGAACTGCTAGGGGACGAGGgttgggggcagggtggggaatGACTGACCTCGGTGGCCACGTGCGTTCTTCACCACCACGGGGTAACCCAGCGGCTCCGCCTCGTCGATCATCTTGCGGAAGTTTTCGTGGCCTCCTGTGAagagcaaacacagacacacaatgagACGGAGGTGTGAGGCACGGATGTGAGGCAGCAGGGTGAGACGGAGGTGTGAGGCAGGGATGTGAGGCAGGGATGTGAGGCAGCAAGGTGAGACAGAGGTGTGAGGCAGGGGTGTGAGGCAGGGATGTGAGGCAGGGATGTGAGGCAGCAGGGTGAGACAGCTATGAGGCGTTCTTCACATAAGGAAGACGCCGGCTCCCGCTGCAGTTTGATGTCGTCTCAGAAACGACTTTGCTTTTGACTTTGAAAGCCAACCGCCGAACCCACTGTCTgtaggaggggagagggccCTCAGCACTCCACCTGAGTCCTGCTCCAGTTCCTTCTAACTCAGTCTTTTCTGCCTTGTGttcccctcctcatcttcccAGAGCCTTTAGGTTGGTTATCGGtgctgatatatatatatatatatataattattatttttgtgcATTTCTCGTATGAAAAGGCCAAGCAAGTTGGATTGGAAGTGTGAAATGTGGGGGGGGGAAATCCCATGAAGCCTTCTGACCCTACATGACACAGTTGTTGATTGAAAACTGCCGTTTCTGATTTAAAAAATGCCTTATCCGTATAACATCTAGCACACGTGATCCACATGATCACTGTGAACTTCCATACGTGGGAACAGGCTTCATGTTGCCCTCTGAGAGTGACAGCTTCAGAACGTGTAGCTAATGCTGACCTCTCCTCGctctcatcttcctctctttgcctttctctctcttctccttgtctGTTCCGTGCATATCGACAAGACCAGATGTGAGCTGGCGAACCAGATGCCTTTTCCAAAAAGCACACGGCCGCAccagtatgcgtgtgtgtgcgtgtgtgtgcgtgtgtgaggggcgaggagaggagcacaGCAAATGTCAGCCAGTCACGTCACCGCTTTCtgcaaggggaggaggagagcaatgggggactcttttattcctaaagtcatggagggagagagagaggggagagagagacagagagggggagagaaagagagagaatgaggaagggagggagagcgagcgggggtgggggggttatgcTGGTTACGTAAGCGCTTCAGCCTGTCTGTGCACCGCATGGTCCTCTGAGCTGGGAGAAGAGTGGAATTTGGGACaaaccttcccccctctcttcccccccccccccccctctctctctctctgtctggctgtctggctgtctctctccctcttcactccTTTCCGAAACAACACTGGATTTCGCTGCGGCGCACAAAAATACGCCATGGTAGCTGTCGACTCTGGGCTCGTCTTAacgaaaaaacaaaaacagtgtgTGGTGGGCTGGCTCCAGGCCGAAGACCCCGAAGGCCCCGCCACCAGCCCAGCCTGCAGGGGCCCCAGGAcctccctgaccccctcccAAGACCTGACCCTCCACAGAACACATGACCAGCAAAAAAAACACCAGAAAAAATGATGAGGATTAGTTTGAGAGAGGATATCAGAAAAGCTGCTACTGGGATCAGAAGAAGACACGCTCTTGTGTTGATGCATGTTTAGGATAAACTGTTGAATAACCGTTGTTTTATTAACCCCGACATTCTAGCTATATGGATAGTATATATGGGGACTGTGTGACAGAACACATTTGACCGGCATTAAACTATGGTCAACAACGGCCAAAACACTGCGTCGCTAAGACAACGCAAGGCCGGCAAAACCTGAAACAACAGCCCTGTAAACGAACCAATCAGCTTGGTCCTGACTACTTACGGCCTCTTTGATACATACGTTATGAAAAGCTGGGAATGGCGGTTTGTCATTAAAAGGAAAACTTATGGCGACTTAAAGGACAGTAAATgtcaacacatccacacaggccCTTCATAAAGTATTCAAAAGCATTACAGCCCAATAAAAACAGTGGGTAGCTTGTGGCTGTTGACACAGGCGTTAATTAATTCCTATGTGGGTCTTTCAGGGACAGCTTATGACTGAGTGCATTATTATCTAGGGCCCCTGATAAGTCCTGAATAAAACCCCTTTCGCCACTTCAACGCTGCCACAGTAAGAccgcagagagagaaagcttcCCTTTGGACGACACTCAGTAAGCCCTTCCTCATCTGGCTGTTGTCACGAGAACCACGGTGAGAACCACGTTCTGTACAGCAACTGTCACCTTGACGAGCACAGCAGCCATACCAACCGTCAACAAACCCCAAACCAGAACagaatcaccccccccccccagggaacGTTTTTACATTCACAatgtagcagacgctcttatccagagcgacttacagtaggtacaagTAAggcaaggcaagtagggtgaaatgctttgcccaaggacacaacgtcaattttacaaggccgggaatcgaaccggcaaccttctgattaatggcccgattccctaacctctcagccacctgattccctttttagggggagggggggctggtctCAGGGGGCCTCagccttaaccccccccccccccctccagtgaaCGTttttagggggaggggggcctggtCTCAAGGGGGCCTGGTATCAGGGGGGCCTGGTCTCAGGGGGGCCTGGTCTCAGGGGGGCCTGGTCTCAGGGGGGCCTGGTATCAGAAGGCCTGGTATCAGGGGGGCCTGGTATCAGGGGGGCCTGGTATCAGGGGGGCCTGGTCTCAGGGGGGGCCTTGTCTCAGGGGGGGCCTGGTCTCAGGGGGGGCCTGGTCTCAGGGGGGCCTGGTCTCAGGGGGGCCTCACCGTAGGAGAAGGTGTCAGGGAGAGGGACCCCGTGCCCGGCCAGCTCCTGGAAGGTCCAGAACTTGTTGACGCAGTTTAGGATGGCCTGAGGCCGGTTGACCAGCCGGCAGCCCATCTTCTCCAGGTGCCTCAGGACGGTGATGTCGCTGTCTGACTGCACCCACGGCGTGGGCACGCGCACCACCGCCACCTGAGGGTAGGAGGTCAccacctcctgctccacccGCAGACCTGGAGgaagggacggagagagagatttgaTACAGAGCATGTGGACAATGCAAATGACCGAAGCATTCACCGAGTCTCCTGTGGTGGAAATGTGTCTATACTAAAAGGCTCACGAGTTCATGAGTTGTATTTCTTGAGTTTTTTGAAGCTTGCTAGCTAACACACAGACGTTAGCGAAAAGGCATCCACTGGGTTTCTCCTCAGACAGGCCCAGGCTCTTTCCCTCCTCAATCTGAACATGTGACGGTCAGCGTATCAAAGCCCCTGGCCTTacactctcctctccaggtgggAAGTTTTGCTTAAGAACAAACTGCACAGTAATCATTTTGATTTATTTAGTTGATGTTGACCCTCGACTGGGGTTTCATACGAACTTTGCCCATTTACAGAACAACTTCACAAGGCCTTTAAGAAACACTGTCAACGGATGCTTGTTTCTAGAAATATCTGAATAAAATTGGAAAGACCACATGCCAATTCCCCAAATGGCACATGATTGAGCAATTGCCTaaatacccctccccccccccccccccccccccccaccctggagGGGCAGAGAGCAGGCATGGGGCCCTCCACAGTTACCCTCCTGACATCACTCCGTCATTTGGACCTGCTCCTGCCAAGCACGCTcgttcacaccacacacacgcggcCCTGCCAGGGGCTCCGCCCCCTTGTTAGGGGAGGGGGTCAAGGCCCCCTGGGCAGGCTACCGCCAGGCACACTGAACACTGATAACAGGCTCAGAGATCGCTAAGCAGGATGATGTATGAAAGGTATGACGTAGAACCTGCTCATTTTGAACCCAAAGGAGATGGGGGGTTTAAATACATCTCAGGTATTCCTAAgagggcagcacacacacacacgcatatgcgcacacgcacacacacaaacgcgagAGGGCGGCCACCAAAATCTAGCCAGACATCTTATTTTCGTACGTGACTTCTGAGGTTTCCCCTGGTTTTCGCTCCAGACTGTACCTTCCAAGTGTAGGCGGCAGATAACGTTAAAATATTCAGCACATTCTCGACATTTGCTATGCTGATGTCACTCTACAGCTAGCAGGCCCCTTAAGCAATTGGGACCAGCTCCGACCAGCCTGTTGACCAGCCATTTTACGACGGGGGAACACCCAAGTGTTAGCAGAGAGGCACATAATGGTGGCACGAGAGAGACGACGCGCTACaaaaaaggggggaggaggggtgcacACGacgaaggagggatggagggggaagaaagaggtGTGCTCAGTTAGGATCTGAGCCAGGGGGCTGGAGCCCAGCCGCtcagcagggagagacagatggggTGATGATGGGataagaagagggggaggacgagagagggagggagggagaaggagggaggggagaagggagaaggagggagggctaTCACTGACGCAGCACTCTTCGCTCTGCCACTCCGTGACCCGTTGTTCAGCCATCTTAAGATCTGCTGGCGGAGACGACGGCTCCAGGGGCTGGCGGACTGCTTCCGTGTCCGAGTGGCACAGCGGGCCGGACCTGCAGGCGCTCGCTCTGCACACACTAAGCACACGCTAAGCACACGCTCTGCACACGCTCTGCACATGCTAAGCACACGCTAACGAGAGCAAGGTGCCGTTTCAGACTCTAGTGATGCTGTGCGAGGACAGACATGGAAAGGAAAGacaataggagagagaggagaggggggagggtggagcagcagcgcaggggagggggggggtactgcTTGTTTTGAGTCACAGCAGCGAGGCGTCTGGAGACGCACGGCCTTCCGAAAgccacacatcccccccctcccgtctCCAAGGAAACCAAACGCAGCCGGTGTCGTGGCCATCAATCCCCCCCTCTATCCCGTTCATGCGAGTGAGCGTCCCTACTGCACGGCCTCACCTGCTTCTCTACAAACGCCCAACCCTTCAGGCCTCATCAGAGGTCACTGGCATAAAACAGGAGCTCATGAACAGCCTGACGTGTTTTAGTTTCAGTTTGAGCCGGGAGCCATTTGAGATCCTGCTGAGATGCAGGTCCTGCTTAAACATGAGGAAGGCTTGTGTGCTCATGGGCGGCTGAACTATgcacaaacgtgtgtgtgtgtgtacgtgcttgtgtgtgtgtgtgtgtgtgtacgtgcttgagtgtgtgttatTTTGGTTCTGGCTAACAGCGCCAGCAGGCCCCATAACTGCTGAGTGGGGGGACTCCCTCATTCTGTACATTCCTTTGTGACATCACAATGCCACGCGCCAGGCCAGCGCCCGGCTTGGCAGGTCCTAGGACAGCGACACTTCCTCTGGGCACAGAGGTGGGCGGGAAACACGGCACAAAGGCTCCGGGGTTGTCCCGTCTGCGACGGGCGTGTAACGCACAccgtcacatgactgaaaacgcACGTGACCTTGGCTGTGTAACGGTGCCTAtccagggatggagagggagagtgggaagtggctttgggaggggggggggggggtgttaaccTTCAAGcccatgcacacagtcacacaccatGTAAgaagcacacaggcagacagacagaagccacacacagacagacaccagctGCCATGTTCAGACGTGACGCGTCACACGGAGCAGAGCCACGCCCCTCGACCCCGGGCCAAGACAAGACAAGTCAAATCCAGAGCTCTCCGCAGGAGGAGGACACGCAAGCGGCTCGGACGAGTGGGAGAAATGTTGGGAATTCATGCATTCACTGAAATGCCTGACATTCTCCTTCACTTCAGGGGGGCTCTAAGGAGCcttcttttctgtgtgtgtgtgtgtatatatatatattcatctCTGAAGTTACTGCGAACCCTCCTCGTCATCAGCTTTGTGGAGTAGTGCACATGTCAGCAagcaggaggctggagagggccaG of the Hypomesus transpacificus isolate Combined female chromosome 18, fHypTra1, whole genome shotgun sequence genome contains:
- the rimkla gene encoding beta-citrylglutamate synthase B encodes the protein MCSRVWFVTDRRIHQEYPQVQILRALKQRCAEDDVEFRSLLMDQIVLTISDGQLGLRVEQEVVTSYPQVAVVRVPTPWVQSDSDITVLRHLEKMGCRLVNRPQAILNCVNKFWTFQELAGHGVPLPDTFSYGGHENFRKMIDEAEPLGYPVVVKNARGHRGKAVFLARDKHHLSDLSHLIRHDAPYLFQEYVKESHGRDVRVVLVGGRVIGSMLRCSTDGRMQSNCSLGGVGMMCPLSEQGKQLAVQVSNILGMDVCGIDLLQLNDGSFVVCEANANVGFIAFDQACGMDVAGIVADYALSLLPSRLTRKMSLLSVVSSTSETSSEPEVCAVCPAPSIMGVLPEAACNMSVGSTSSESDPELAESSPRQAAGSALPDLPDPAYNFNTILANEIKLLTE